In a single window of the Candidatus Neomarinimicrobiota bacterium genome:
- a CDS encoding HDIG domain-containing protein has translation MPTREDAWHLLCEYTESDSLKRHGLAVEQVMRKMAKKYGEDKELWGMTGLLHDFDYEKYPTMEEHPYVGNKILKEKGYPEELTNAIMGHANYTKVPRESLMAKALYAADEISGFIFAVTYVRPSKSVHDVKVKSVKKKLKQKSFAASVNRAEVYEGPEELGVPLEEHIQFIIDALKEKAEDLGLAG, from the coding sequence ATGCCAACACGGGAAGATGCCTGGCACTTGCTTTGCGAATATACCGAATCAGATTCTCTGAAACGACATGGGCTGGCCGTTGAACAGGTGATGCGAAAAATGGCTAAAAAATACGGCGAGGACAAGGAACTTTGGGGGATGACAGGATTGTTGCACGACTTCGATTATGAAAAATATCCTACCATGGAGGAGCACCCCTATGTAGGCAATAAGATCCTAAAGGAGAAAGGTTACCCTGAAGAACTGACGAATGCCATCATGGGGCATGCCAACTATACTAAAGTCCCTAGAGAAAGCCTCATGGCAAAAGCACTCTACGCTGCTGATGAGATCAGCGGATTCATCTTTGCCGTCACTTATGTGCGTCCTTCAAAATCGGTCCACGATGTAAAAGTGAAATCAGTAAAGAAAAAGCTAAAACAGAAAAGTTTTGCCGCTTCCGTCAACCGTGCAGAGGTGTACGAGGGGCCTGAAGAATTGGGTGTACCACTGGAGGAGCATATCCAGTTCATTATCGATGCATTAAAGGAAAAAGCTGAAGATTTGGGCTTAGCTGGATAA
- a CDS encoding non-heme iron oxygenase ferredoxin subunit: MSGWKKLLDCPNLLPQSGQVVMMDEKPVALFNIDGEFIAMDNKCPHRGGSLGDGEIEGDIVTCPWHGWQFNCRTGKAVENDAIIVRTYEIENLSEGIFIKVN, from the coding sequence ATGAGTGGCTGGAAGAAACTGCTAGACTGTCCAAACCTGTTACCACAGTCAGGCCAAGTGGTGATGATGGACGAAAAACCAGTAGCCCTTTTTAATATAGATGGAGAATTTATAGCTATGGATAATAAATGTCCTCATCGCGGCGGTTCCCTGGGCGATGGAGAAATTGAGGGAGACATCGTCACCTGCCCCTGGCACGGCTGGCAATTCAACTGCAGAACCGGCAAGGCAGTGGAGAATGACGCCATTATTGTCCGAACTTATGAAATAGAAAATCTGTCAGAAGGCATATTTATAAAGGTTAATTGA
- the queG gene encoding tRNA epoxyqueuosine(34) reductase QueG translates to MEAVSNKKSLTNSIRQLALELGFQKVGIARAESSPDDGARLENWLRLGYHATMDWMVSRKDERAHIKSYFPEAKSVVCVAMNYYHGEPEGDMKISNYAWGDDYHELLKNRLRQLLQIVQELQPDVQGIACVDTSPVMEKAWAQRAGLGWIGKHTNLISRDYGSWLFLGELILDCELEMDQPFEDDLCGTCTACIDACPTHAIVDDYLLDSNRCISYLSIEHRGDLPEQYSDDLHGWIYGCDICQQVCPWNEKFSVQSKEATFAPRKEIVERTEESWRYLSKEDFKNIFKGSAVKRAKFEGFTRNIEANS, encoded by the coding sequence GGTTTCCAGAAAGTGGGGATTGCGCGGGCCGAATCGTCTCCCGATGATGGTGCCCGCCTTGAAAATTGGCTTCGTCTAGGCTACCACGCCACCATGGATTGGATGGTGAGTCGCAAAGACGAAAGGGCTCATATCAAGAGCTACTTTCCTGAAGCCAAATCAGTGGTTTGTGTCGCCATGAACTACTACCACGGAGAGCCGGAAGGTGACATGAAAATCTCCAACTATGCCTGGGGAGATGATTATCATGAGTTGCTTAAGAATCGTTTGAGGCAGCTTCTTCAAATTGTTCAGGAGCTTCAACCGGATGTCCAGGGCATCGCATGTGTTGACACCTCACCTGTGATGGAAAAGGCGTGGGCTCAACGGGCGGGCCTTGGGTGGATCGGAAAACATACCAATCTCATCAGCCGAGACTACGGTTCCTGGCTTTTTCTCGGTGAACTCATTCTCGACTGCGAACTGGAGATGGATCAGCCCTTTGAAGATGACCTGTGCGGTACATGCACCGCTTGTATCGATGCCTGTCCTACTCATGCCATTGTGGATGATTATCTCCTTGATTCCAACCGATGTATATCATACCTCTCAATCGAGCACAGGGGCGATTTGCCTGAGCAGTACAGCGATGATCTCCATGGCTGGATTTACGGTTGTGACATTTGTCAGCAGGTGTGTCCGTGGAATGAAAAGTTTTCGGTGCAAAGTAAAGAAGCTACATTTGCGCCCCGAAAAGAAATTGTGGAACGGACGGAAGAATCTTGGCGTTATCTGTCGAAGGAAGATTTCAAAAACATTTTCAAAGGCAGCGCTGTAAAAAGAGCTAAGTTCGAAGGCTTCACCCGCAACATAGAAGCTAATTCATGA